Proteins co-encoded in one Saccharopolyspora antimicrobica genomic window:
- a CDS encoding helix-turn-helix domain-containing protein, translated as MAQLEAVGVLAANLRALRADQGLSLSEVARRSGIAKGTLSQLESGVGNPTIQTVFSLSNALQVPVSTLLTERTEPDVVLVRSAGLEVLSSNAVDLRMLRRLDLTSAVLEVYDQRVRPGEVQHSHGHPGREHVVVTEGTLRVGPVDAPYELGPGDYVCFPAQGPHTYETVGGPVTSVLLLEYPSEAESPVLRHHPSLA; from the coding sequence ATGGCGCAGCTGGAGGCCGTGGGGGTGCTGGCGGCGAATCTGCGCGCGCTGCGCGCCGATCAGGGGCTGTCGCTGTCCGAGGTGGCGCGGCGCTCCGGGATCGCCAAGGGCACGCTGTCCCAGCTGGAGTCGGGGGTCGGCAACCCGACGATCCAAACGGTGTTCAGTTTGTCGAACGCTCTGCAGGTGCCGGTGTCGACGCTGCTGACCGAGCGGACCGAGCCCGACGTGGTTCTGGTGCGCTCGGCCGGGCTGGAGGTGCTCAGCAGCAACGCCGTCGACCTGCGCATGCTGCGCCGCCTCGACCTGACCTCGGCGGTGCTCGAGGTCTACGACCAGCGGGTGCGGCCGGGCGAGGTCCAGCACTCGCACGGGCACCCGGGCCGCGAGCACGTCGTGGTCACCGAGGGAACGCTGCGGGTGGGACCGGTGGACGCGCCGTACGAGCTGGGACCCGGTGACTACGTCTGCTTCCCGGCGCAGGGGCCGCACACCTACGAGACGGTGGGCGGACCGGTGACCTCGGTGCTGCTCCTGGAGTACCCGAGCGAGGCGGAGAGCCCGGTGCTCCGCCACCACCCGTCCCTCGCCTAG
- a CDS encoding D-arabinono-1,4-lactone oxidase — protein sequence MSSTDLPTTDRIWTNWAGNQTCTAAVFAQPRDEDEVIAAVRHAIGRGLNVRVAGAGHSFTPVVTTGGMLLDLTRLTGITATDPTRLRASALAGTTVGDFGPPLWEAGLSLTNQGDIDKQVIAGAIATGTHGSGIDLPSFSAALRRVRLVDGSGEVVEIDESDPRRLRAAQVAIGALGVVLEVELAVSPAYHLTEEISYRPWQEIAEAWDELIARHRHFSFFWCPGDESVDLYQLPAPPDQPMADHCYVKIYDEVEVAEPDGIVSTVGHRVDRAYRIYPGGYDTPFHEMEYMVPAEHGFTAVSAIRELMRTEHPDQRYPIEVRWTAADEAYLSPNHRRATTVISVSGEPGTDYWPFLRAVDERLREFRARPHWGKLHFMTRERMTELFDEFGTFLDVRRELDPDGTFLNDHLRPLLG from the coding sequence ATGAGCTCGACCGACCTGCCGACCACCGACCGGATCTGGACCAACTGGGCGGGCAACCAGACCTGCACCGCCGCGGTGTTCGCCCAACCCCGCGACGAGGACGAGGTGATCGCAGCGGTCCGGCACGCGATAGGCCGCGGGCTCAACGTCCGGGTCGCAGGCGCCGGGCACTCGTTCACCCCGGTGGTCACCACCGGCGGGATGCTGCTCGACCTGACTCGCCTGACCGGCATCACCGCCACCGACCCGACGCGCCTGCGGGCATCGGCGCTGGCAGGAACCACCGTCGGCGACTTCGGCCCGCCGCTGTGGGAGGCCGGGCTGTCGCTGACCAACCAGGGCGACATCGACAAGCAGGTGATCGCCGGTGCCATCGCCACCGGCACCCACGGCTCCGGCATCGACCTGCCGAGCTTCTCCGCCGCGCTGCGCCGCGTCCGGCTGGTCGACGGCAGCGGCGAGGTCGTCGAGATCGACGAATCCGATCCGCGGCGGCTGCGGGCCGCGCAGGTCGCGATCGGCGCGCTGGGCGTGGTGCTGGAGGTCGAGCTCGCCGTCTCCCCCGCCTACCACCTCACCGAGGAGATCAGCTACCGGCCGTGGCAGGAGATCGCCGAGGCCTGGGACGAGCTGATCGCGCGGCACCGGCACTTCTCCTTCTTCTGGTGCCCCGGCGACGAATCCGTCGACCTCTACCAGCTGCCCGCGCCACCGGACCAGCCGATGGCCGACCACTGCTACGTCAAGATCTACGACGAGGTCGAGGTCGCCGAGCCGGACGGCATCGTCTCCACCGTGGGCCACCGGGTCGACCGCGCCTACCGCATCTACCCGGGCGGGTACGACACGCCGTTCCACGAGATGGAGTACATGGTCCCCGCCGAGCACGGGTTCACCGCGGTGAGCGCGATCCGCGAGCTCATGCGCACCGAGCACCCCGACCAGCGCTACCCGATCGAGGTGCGGTGGACCGCCGCGGACGAGGCCTACCTGTCGCCGAACCACCGGCGGGCGACCACCGTCATCTCCGTCTCCGGCGAGCCCGGCACCGATTACTGGCCGTTCCTGCGCGCCGTCGACGAGCGGTTGCGGGAGTTCCGGGCGCGGCCGCACTGGGGGAAGCTCCACTTCATGACGCGGGAGCGGATGACCGAGCTGTTCGACGAGTTCGGCACCTTCCTCGACGTGCGGCGGGAGCTCGACCCCGACGGCACCTTCCTCAACGACCACCTCCGCCCGCTGCTCGGCTGA
- the eutH gene encoding ethanolamine utilization protein EutH: MELVGNSIIYLMMGFVLVGAVASIRDAETGLGREFVEGLRSIGQIFLPVAGIMAAIPYLSAFVERTAGPLFGAIGADPAIAATSLIAVDMGGYQLAQATAQSTGGWIMASVVGYLAGATIIFTVPVGLAVLDRADHRFLALGVMSGVLAIPVAVLVTTTILLVSGTTVRGEVSADAPSDAPLSGLDTSAMLLNLVPLIAFVVVLAVALRLWPTAMIRLFMWFGRFLDAALKIVLAVSIVEHFTGVFSALLGGWGFDPVIADAEDQYRALEVAGNIGIMLAGAFPMVYVLRKGLTRPLGALGRRIGMSPEGTAGLLAASANVLALFRLVQHMPAKDKVLCISYAVCAAFLVGDHLAFTANFQPNLILPLLAGKLAGGVLAILLAHLIALRSVRDA; encoded by the coding sequence ATGGAGCTCGTCGGGAACTCGATCATCTACCTGATGATGGGATTCGTCCTCGTCGGCGCGGTGGCCTCGATCCGCGACGCGGAGACCGGTCTGGGCCGCGAGTTCGTCGAGGGCCTGCGCTCGATCGGGCAGATCTTCCTCCCGGTGGCCGGCATCATGGCCGCGATCCCCTACCTGTCGGCCTTCGTCGAGCGCACCGCGGGACCGCTGTTCGGCGCGATCGGTGCGGACCCGGCGATCGCCGCGACGAGCCTCATCGCGGTGGACATGGGCGGCTACCAGCTGGCGCAGGCCACTGCGCAGTCGACCGGCGGCTGGATCATGGCCTCGGTGGTCGGCTACCTGGCCGGCGCGACGATCATCTTCACCGTGCCGGTGGGGCTGGCCGTCCTGGACCGCGCCGACCACCGGTTCCTGGCGCTGGGCGTGATGTCGGGCGTACTCGCCATCCCGGTCGCCGTCCTGGTCACCACGACGATCCTGCTGGTCAGCGGGACGACGGTGCGCGGCGAGGTCTCCGCCGACGCGCCGTCGGACGCGCCTCTGTCCGGTTTGGACACTTCGGCAATGCTGCTGAACCTGGTGCCGCTGATCGCGTTCGTGGTGGTGCTCGCGGTGGCGCTGCGGCTGTGGCCGACGGCGATGATCCGGCTGTTCATGTGGTTCGGGCGCTTCCTGGACGCCGCGCTCAAGATCGTGCTCGCGGTGTCCATCGTCGAGCACTTCACCGGCGTCTTCAGCGCGCTGCTGGGCGGCTGGGGCTTCGACCCGGTCATCGCCGACGCCGAGGACCAGTACCGGGCGCTGGAGGTGGCGGGCAACATCGGGATCATGCTGGCGGGCGCGTTCCCGATGGTCTACGTGCTGCGCAAGGGGCTGACCCGGCCGCTGGGCGCGCTGGGACGCCGCATCGGGATGAGCCCGGAGGGCACCGCGGGCCTGCTCGCGGCCTCGGCGAACGTGCTGGCGCTGTTCCGGCTCGTGCAGCACATGCCGGCGAAGGACAAGGTGCTGTGCATCTCCTACGCGGTGTGCGCGGCGTTCCTGGTGGGCGATCACCTGGCGTTCACCGCGAACTTCCAGCCGAACCTCATCCTGCCGCTGCTGGCGGGCAAGCTCGCCGGCGGCGTGCTGGCGATCCTCCTGGCGCACCTGATCGCGCTGCGCTCGGTGCGGGACGCGTGA
- a CDS encoding M28 family metallopeptidase: MPKRPVLATATALAAVSALALPANAASAPAEVAPLTGVAAVQEHLQELQSIAEANGGNRAAGTPGYKASLDYIKAQLDGAGFATTIQEFNAIGGTTYNLLAETPGGDANSVVMFGAHLDSVSRGPGINDNGTGSAAILQAALDYAGSGATPKNKLRFAFWGAEEQGLVGSQHYVDSLPQAEQEKIAAYLNFDMVGSPNAGYFTYDGDDSDGEGAGPGPQGSAEIEKLLNDALAQAGAETEGTDFDGRSDYGPFIAVGIPAGGTFTGAEQRKSTEQAQKWGGQAGQAFDPCYHQSCDTVDNVDTQALDRNLQAINAAVTAYAEQFPQQ, encoded by the coding sequence ATGCCGAAACGACCCGTACTGGCGACCGCGACCGCGTTGGCCGCGGTGTCGGCCCTGGCCCTGCCCGCCAACGCGGCGAGCGCACCGGCCGAGGTCGCACCGCTGACCGGCGTCGCCGCCGTGCAGGAGCACCTGCAGGAGCTGCAGAGCATCGCCGAGGCCAACGGCGGCAACCGCGCGGCGGGCACGCCCGGCTACAAGGCGTCGCTGGACTACATCAAGGCGCAGCTGGACGGCGCCGGGTTCGCCACCACGATCCAGGAGTTCAACGCCATCGGCGGCACCACCTACAACCTGCTGGCCGAGACGCCCGGTGGCGACGCCAACAGCGTGGTGATGTTCGGCGCCCACCTGGACAGCGTGAGCCGCGGCCCGGGCATCAACGACAACGGCACTGGCTCGGCGGCGATCCTGCAGGCGGCGCTGGACTACGCCGGCAGCGGCGCGACGCCGAAGAACAAGCTGCGCTTCGCCTTCTGGGGCGCCGAGGAGCAGGGCCTGGTCGGCTCGCAGCACTACGTGGACTCGCTGCCGCAGGCCGAGCAGGAAAAGATCGCCGCGTACCTGAACTTCGACATGGTCGGCTCGCCGAACGCGGGCTACTTCACCTACGACGGCGACGACTCCGACGGCGAGGGCGCCGGGCCGGGGCCGCAGGGCTCGGCGGAGATCGAGAAGCTGCTCAACGACGCGCTGGCCCAGGCCGGTGCGGAGACCGAGGGCACCGACTTCGACGGCCGCTCCGACTACGGGCCGTTCATCGCGGTGGGCATCCCGGCGGGCGGCACCTTCACCGGCGCCGAGCAGCGCAAGTCCACCGAGCAGGCCCAGAAGTGGGGCGGTCAGGCGGGTCAGGCGTTCGACCCGTGCTACCACCAGTCGTGCGACACGGTCGACAACGTCGACACCCAGGCCCTGGACCGCAACCTCCAGGCGATCAACGCCGCGGTGACCGCCTACGCGGAGCAGTTCCCCCAGCAGTGA
- a CDS encoding DUF4073 domain-containing protein: MDRRSFLVAAGGSVAATAALSGTAQAAPPPHAANRVRFNLISDIQGDLADFGRALDDLAAINPGSAGLGIVGDITPRGYDFEYDAVKSTLDKHPHPAELAWVIGNHEFYVPKWRDPNTLAQDTWPNGTTEESLFASFYRFTGRDTVYTETSFGGVPLLCLGTERYSHYHDPKLWDEVWMSDEQFGWLEDRLAHWAQRRTPVMVLTHHPLPNTVSGTQRASYAKEYLQAERLLNALGRYPDVFVFTGHTHYHLELPDWTVRRVVPGSGNLEGFTVVNTGAIETGWRDNGEGGEETTTRALNQGLQIEVGPRDVLIKARDFATGTWLKQITVPLHNGR; this comes from the coding sequence ATGGACCGTCGGTCATTCCTGGTCGCAGCAGGTGGTTCGGTCGCGGCGACCGCCGCGCTGAGCGGCACGGCGCAGGCCGCACCACCGCCGCACGCGGCGAACCGGGTGCGGTTCAACCTGATCAGCGACATCCAGGGCGACCTCGCCGACTTCGGCCGGGCGCTGGACGATCTGGCCGCCATCAACCCGGGCAGCGCCGGGCTCGGCATCGTCGGCGACATCACCCCGCGCGGCTACGACTTCGAGTACGACGCGGTCAAGTCCACTCTGGACAAGCACCCGCACCCGGCGGAGCTGGCCTGGGTCATCGGCAACCACGAGTTCTACGTGCCGAAGTGGCGCGACCCGAACACCCTGGCGCAGGACACCTGGCCCAACGGCACCACCGAGGAGTCGCTGTTCGCCAGCTTCTACCGCTTCACCGGGCGCGACACCGTCTACACCGAGACGTCCTTCGGCGGCGTCCCGCTGCTGTGCCTGGGAACCGAGCGCTACTCGCACTACCACGACCCGAAGCTGTGGGACGAGGTGTGGATGAGCGACGAGCAGTTCGGCTGGCTGGAGGACCGGCTCGCGCACTGGGCGCAGCGCCGCACCCCGGTGATGGTGCTGACCCACCACCCGCTGCCCAACACCGTCTCCGGCACGCAGCGCGCGAGCTACGCCAAGGAGTACCTGCAGGCCGAGCGGCTGCTGAACGCGCTCGGCCGCTACCCGGACGTCTTCGTCTTCACCGGGCACACGCACTACCACCTGGAGCTGCCCGACTGGACGGTGCGGCGCGTGGTGCCGGGATCCGGCAACCTCGAGGGCTTCACCGTGGTCAACACCGGCGCGATCGAGACCGGCTGGCGCGACAACGGCGAGGGCGGCGAGGAGACCACCACCCGGGCGCTCAACCAGGGCCTGCAGATCGAGGTCGGTCCTCGCGACGTGCTGATCAAGGCCCGCGACTTCGCCACCGGCACCTGGCTGAAGCAGATCACCGTCCCGCTGCACAACGGGCGGTGA